The Shewanella sp. MTB7 genome includes a window with the following:
- a CDS encoding glutamine synthetase family protein, translated as MEARQVKSIADAIAIIEERGLAHIKVGLFDNDGVMRGKYMSKSKFIASLDKGFAFCDVILGWDVRDQLYDNAKYTGWHTGYPDAPVRILPHTCRDVIGEEGMLLFIAEFAEEAEAVCPRGTLRRVIEKADSMGFNAFAALEYEFFLFNETPKSIREKNFRNLDTITPDWFGYSMIRNSVHSDLYQAILSMSETMDFPIEGIHSETGPGVIEAAIAVDNAEAAADKGALFKTFMKVLAQKQGLMATFMAKWSGDYPGQSGHIHLSLQNKDGTSAFYDPSQTHSMSKVQRHFLAGQQTLMPEFLCMIAPTINSYSRMIPGFWAPTDATWGVENRTTALRVIPGSASSQRVEYRLGAADANPYLALAAALASGLYGIEHELEPQPQVKGNAYEQTHDASLALPATLWDAAQRFKQSAAAKSCFGETFVEHYAISREWEEREFRKHVTDWEMERYFEII; from the coding sequence ATGGAAGCAAGACAGGTTAAGAGCATTGCCGATGCTATTGCCATCATTGAGGAGCGTGGCTTGGCCCATATTAAGGTCGGTCTGTTTGATAATGATGGGGTGATGCGCGGCAAGTATATGTCTAAGTCAAAGTTTATAGCTTCACTAGATAAAGGGTTTGCATTTTGTGATGTGATTCTGGGTTGGGATGTCAGAGATCAGCTGTACGACAATGCCAAATACACAGGTTGGCATACGGGTTATCCCGATGCACCGGTCAGAATCTTGCCCCATACCTGTCGTGATGTGATTGGTGAAGAGGGGATGTTGCTGTTTATCGCCGAGTTTGCTGAAGAAGCCGAAGCTGTGTGTCCTCGAGGTACATTAAGGCGTGTGATTGAGAAAGCCGACAGTATGGGTTTTAATGCGTTTGCAGCGCTGGAGTATGAGTTTTTTCTGTTTAACGAAACCCCTAAATCAATCCGTGAAAAGAACTTCCGCAACTTAGACACTATTACTCCCGATTGGTTTGGTTATTCTATGATCCGCAACTCTGTTCACTCTGATCTTTATCAAGCTATTTTGTCGATGTCAGAAACCATGGATTTTCCTATCGAAGGGATCCATTCGGAAACAGGCCCTGGCGTGATTGAAGCCGCAATAGCCGTCGATAATGCCGAAGCCGCTGCCGATAAAGGCGCGTTATTTAAAACCTTCATGAAAGTACTGGCTCAGAAACAGGGCTTGATGGCGACTTTTATGGCCAAATGGTCAGGGGATTACCCAGGGCAAAGTGGTCATATTCATCTGTCACTGCAAAACAAAGATGGCACCTCTGCTTTTTATGATCCAAGTCAGACTCACAGTATGAGCAAGGTACAGCGGCATTTCTTAGCTGGTCAACAGACCTTGATGCCTGAATTCCTCTGCATGATAGCGCCAACTATTAACAGTTATTCTCGTATGATCCCGGGGTTCTGGGCGCCTACTGATGCCACATGGGGGGTCGAAAACAGAACCACTGCCCTTCGGGTCATTCCAGGTTCAGCGTCATCTCAGCGGGTTGAGTATCGACTGGGCGCTGCTGATGCCAATCCCTATCTTGCGCTTGCTGCTGCATTGGCCAGTGGCCTTTATGGCATAGAACATGAGTTAGAACCGCAACCACAGGTGAAGGGTAACGCCTATGAACAGACCCATGATGCTTCATTGGCGCTTCCCGCTACCTTGTGGGATGCAGCGCAGCGATTTAAGCAGTCTGCTGCCGCTAAAAGTTGTTTTGGTGAAACATTTGTCGAGCACTACGCCATCAGTCGAGAATGGGAAGAACGTGAGTTTAGAAAGCATGTCACGGACTGGGAAATGGAGCGATATTTCGAGATTATCTAG
- the eat gene encoding ethanolamine permease encodes MSQEQIQKSALKTKNKSIEYEAVSDEYMSQRQLKKGVAGWVLLASLGISYVISGDFAGWNFGLELGGFGGMLIATLVMGLMYICLVLSLAEMSSSLPTAGGGYSFARRAMGPWGGFLTGTAILLEYAIAPAAIAIFIGGYVSELVGIDGPIVYAAFYIVFVGLHLWGAGEALRIMMGITLLAVIAIGVFTVGMVPHFDSANLFDIAANPDVAGSSSFLPEGYMGIWAALPFAMWLFLAVEGVPLAAEEATDPAKDMPKGIIASMLVLIIFAAAVLLLAPGGAGAEAMKNHGAPLVGALQSVYGLDSFAAKFVNIVGLFGLIASFFSIIYAYSRQVFALSRAGYLPRFLSLSGKRKVPVWALIVPGVLGFLLSLTGEGDLMITMAVFGATISYAMMSLSHILLRKKEPDLERPYKTPGGIFTSSIALVLSLVALASTFVVSLQAAMWSAVFYLLMVTYFVFYSRHRLVASAPEEEFDMIASAESELK; translated from the coding sequence ATGTCACAAGAACAAATACAAAAAAGTGCACTTAAAACAAAAAATAAAAGCATCGAGTATGAAGCTGTTTCCGATGAATATATGAGCCAACGTCAACTTAAAAAGGGCGTCGCTGGATGGGTACTGCTGGCCAGTCTCGGGATCTCCTACGTTATTTCGGGAGATTTTGCCGGATGGAACTTTGGTCTGGAGCTTGGCGGTTTTGGCGGAATGCTTATCGCCACTTTGGTGATGGGCTTAATGTATATCTGCCTAGTGTTAAGTCTGGCTGAGATGTCATCTTCACTGCCGACGGCGGGAGGCGGATACAGCTTTGCGCGTCGCGCTATGGGTCCTTGGGGCGGATTTCTAACAGGCACGGCGATTTTGCTCGAATACGCTATTGCACCTGCCGCTATCGCCATTTTTATTGGTGGCTATGTTAGTGAACTCGTCGGGATCGATGGACCCATTGTCTACGCCGCTTTTTATATTGTGTTTGTAGGTTTGCATCTGTGGGGCGCCGGTGAAGCGCTACGGATCATGATGGGGATCACCTTGCTGGCTGTCATTGCTATCGGTGTCTTTACAGTGGGCATGGTGCCGCATTTTGACTCTGCTAACTTGTTCGATATTGCGGCAAACCCTGATGTTGCTGGCTCCAGTAGCTTTCTTCCTGAAGGTTATATGGGGATCTGGGCGGCACTGCCATTTGCTATGTGGTTGTTTCTTGCGGTAGAGGGAGTACCTCTAGCGGCAGAGGAAGCGACGGATCCAGCGAAAGATATGCCCAAAGGGATTATCGCCTCCATGTTAGTGCTGATTATATTTGCTGCTGCCGTGTTATTGCTTGCTCCTGGAGGCGCAGGCGCCGAAGCGATGAAAAACCATGGTGCGCCGTTAGTGGGGGCACTACAGTCGGTTTATGGTCTGGATTCTTTTGCTGCTAAGTTTGTCAATATTGTGGGGCTGTTTGGCCTTATTGCCAGTTTCTTCTCCATTATTTATGCTTATTCTCGTCAAGTTTTTGCCTTGTCTCGTGCCGGCTACCTACCACGTTTTCTTTCGTTGTCAGGCAAACGTAAAGTACCTGTTTGGGCCTTGATTGTACCGGGAGTATTGGGCTTTTTGTTATCGCTCACTGGAGAGGGGGACTTAATGATCACCATGGCAGTGTTTGGGGCCACCATCTCCTACGCCATGATGAGTTTGTCACATATTTTGCTGCGTAAAAAAGAGCCTGATCTTGAACGTCCCTATAAAACGCCTGGTGGCATCTTCACCTCATCTATTGCTTTAGTGCTCTCACTCGTCGCCCTTGCATCAACCTTTGTGGTCAGCCTTCAGGCTGCGATGTGGTCAGCAGTCTTCTATCTGTTAATGGTGACCTACTTTGTTTTCTATAGTCGTCATCGATTGGTCGCCTCAGCACCAGAGGAGGAGTTCGACATGATCGCCTCCGCCGAGTCAGAACTTAAGTAA
- a CDS encoding LysR family transcriptional regulator, which yields MRTFDFDLKGLQVFVIAAQTGSMTETAKRLGLTQSSVSQTLSMLEKNLKVELLDRSVRPLGLTIAGRYFFDQSSHLLSQAEQTQKVFTQGTFEQLHLVRIAMVDSLVTSLGKPLIDVVKRRTENWSLTTGRSHMHADALVSRQVDIIISDDALEDSDNLCRYPILSEPFVLVVPLGVKWEHENLSSINDIHRLLQQLDFVRYTSDSLIGTSIERYLRRLGVEPSMRLQLDNTFAVLSMVASGLGWTITTPLCLYQSGIALEQVRCEPLPSNDGFKRRLTLVCRRHELGDLPEEMARDSCQIMSQCFLPELEKDLPWLLASIDIG from the coding sequence GTGCGAACATTCGATTTTGATTTAAAAGGTCTGCAAGTGTTTGTCATCGCAGCTCAAACCGGCAGCATGACAGAGACGGCGAAGCGATTAGGATTAACGCAGTCTTCAGTCTCTCAGACCCTATCTATGTTGGAGAAAAACCTCAAGGTCGAATTGCTTGATCGCAGTGTTCGTCCACTCGGATTAACGATTGCTGGGCGCTATTTTTTCGATCAATCTAGCCATCTTCTTTCGCAAGCAGAACAAACTCAGAAGGTATTTACTCAAGGGACATTTGAGCAACTTCACTTGGTCCGTATCGCCATGGTCGATTCCTTAGTGACCTCTTTAGGTAAGCCTCTTATCGATGTTGTTAAGAGACGAACTGAGAATTGGTCCTTAACAACGGGTCGCTCTCATATGCATGCCGATGCGTTGGTGTCACGCCAGGTTGATATTATTATTTCAGATGATGCCCTTGAGGACAGTGACAACCTCTGTCGTTATCCGATTTTAAGTGAGCCCTTCGTGTTAGTCGTGCCCTTAGGTGTTAAGTGGGAACATGAAAACCTCAGCTCAATTAACGATATTCATCGTTTACTTCAGCAGTTAGATTTCGTGCGTTACACCAGTGATTCTTTAATTGGTACCAGCATAGAAAGATATTTAAGACGACTTGGAGTTGAGCCCTCCATGAGGCTGCAGTTGGATAATACCTTTGCCGTGCTTTCTATGGTGGCCTCAGGTTTAGGTTGGACCATCACTACACCGCTATGTCTGTATCAGAGTGGTATCGCTTTAGAGCAAGTAAGGTGTGAACCGCTTCCAAGCAATGATGGTTTCAAACGTCGATTGACCTTAGTGTGCCGACGTCATGAATTGGGCGATTTGCCGGAGGAGATGGCCAGAGATAGTTGTCAAATTATGTCTCAGTGTTTCCTGCCTGAACTTGAAAAAGACCTGCCATGGTTGCTAGCCAGCATTGATATCGGCTAG